The genomic interval TCAGGATTCTCAAAACGATGGCAATATGAATCAATGCAAGTTATGCATCGTTGCTTAATTTAGAACTCCAAAGACAAAAGGAGAGTTGTTCCTCGGAACCTGTTTCTAGTTTATGCTACTAATAAGAAATTGTAGCTCGATAGGATCATCTGCAACCACTTCAATGTCGAGGTGCTGATGATGATGGGAAGGCTGCAACGCTTTGGTTCTATTGGGTTTCAACTTTCTTAATTTTGATAGAATATTGCTAGGTATGATAATTAACCACTGTCAGTTGAATAAGTTAAATCACGTTATGAGAAATTTCAAGCTTTTTTGTGGAAAGCGGTTCGTAATTGCATAAATAATGATTTAGCATTCAGAAGAGTTTTTCCGCTCTTCATCTTTTGTTTGTTGCATCTTCCAATGAAAACACTAGTAAATGTTGAAAAAATGATGATTTACTTTGTTTAAATATTACTACAGTTATTGCGGAGGTACTTTACAGTCATTGAATTTGGGCAGGATAAAATAGTAGTGCTTCTAATTACTTATCCATTCTCCTCAGCTAAGTACATATTCATCAATGGAAGGTGTTTTATATTGCAAGCCTCACTTTGAACAACTCTTCAAGGAATCTGGCAACTTCAACAAGAATTTTCAATCACGTGAGTCTTCATAACTAGTTACAAATAATTTGATCTTTCTCAcaagtttatttaaatttccctgtTTTTCAGCTGCAAAATCTGCTGATAAAGCTCCAGAACTGGTCAGTAAAGATCTAACTATTAATTTCTTCATTGCTTAGTTTCAAACCAGTCATCCTTTGTTGTATCATCTAGTTACATTTCAAATACCATTTTACCTTACAAATAGCATTTCAATAAGAGTAATCACCTTTCCATAACATCCCtagctatgattttttttttccttctaaaaTCTATCGTGAGGTGATTTCCTAATCAATTTATTGTGAATATGAGAAAATTATCCAATGTTTATCTTGAAATGCCCAAGTTGAATATTTCAAATTTAGgtgtcaaaaaatattttttatgggtCAGAATTTTTGCctatattctttatcatattcctCAATGCAAATTAATTTGTAAAGTAGCTCGTACTATAAAAAGTTtatctcttttttattttctttgaggCACTTCAACTTGAACATTTGAGTGGTTCTAGGTGTCtaaatcacacacacacacacacacacactaaaTCTTCCTGTAATTTGATTTGCAAATGACACTTTATGCACTATTCAATGCCTTTTTTTTTGCAATGCAAgttaatttataaatatattagcTTGGGTCATGAAAATCATAACATTACATGCTTCCAACTATTAAAAAAATGTAGTTTTAGTGCCTAAACCTTGTGGCAAGTTGATTCGCAGCATGTGACATTTAGGGAgaataaaaaatagtgttttcttttaatttattttttattttttaaaattatgagtACATTTTGGTAAATAGGTTGTCTGATAAAGTACTCCATTTCAGATCAATTTATCACGTGTTTGTCATATCTTCTATTCAGACGAGATCTGCTAGCAAAGCTGCCAGTATGTTTTCAGGAACACAGGAGAAATGTGCTACATGTGGCAAAACAGCATATCCTCTGGAAAAGGTTGGTTCaaagtatatttttcttcttcttttttttactttgttttaTTCTTTAATTAAGCATCACGCCTAATCTAAAATGATGGCCTCTGTCAATCTATTTTTTTCGCCCATTATTTGTCATATTCTAATGTCAAAATCTTCATGAATTACCTTGTTGATGTTTTCCTTGTGCATTTGGTTTAAGGAGTGTAAGATATAAAAATAACTATTTTTAGAGGATGGACAAGATGTGGAATAGAATATGAAAATGTATTTACTTTGATGCCTGGTATGAAATAAATGTGAAATAACTAGTGTTATATTTGGTTCATAAAGATATTGTCAAGAATAGAGGAGATATACTTTTCTATTtgtatataaaaaattttatttggcTCATCTAACTCTCATGGTCTACTTCATCCCGTCGACTTGTCCAATTGGCACCTATCTTGCTCAACAGGTTTGATGGTTGTTGGTCTGCCTTACTGCTAATTGACCTCTCCTATGGTCTGGTTTGCCTAGCACAACCAATCCAGCTACTCCCCTAGATCTGCTTAACTAACAGTAAATCTTGGAATAAGCCAAGGAGTAGCTATTTGTTATCAATAGTGAATTACATAATTCCATAGGAATTGTTGTTCCAAATTCGCTTTTGTAGCTAAATATTCAAATATCTATTATGCGAGAATTCATAGCCCCTAGGGCATAGTCCACATGGTAGATTTGTATAATCGAGCAAGGGTCGATTCCTAGCGAAGCCGGTGGAAATTCCCTCCCATGCGGTGCCCTGCTCGGTTTCTTGATTTACGTATGACTGTAGGGCTAGCCGTGTGAGGTGTCTGGGTCAGCAAATGACATTTTAATGAATATTATGTGAGAATTCATAATGAATAGAATGGCAATTCATAGGAATACTTAGCAATTTCTCATAGTTTATCGGAAATCATCAGCCAATGATTTtccttttaataaaatttaattactaTAAACAATCAGTAATCCAACCTTCTCTATACTCACAAAGCATTTTCCGTAAACCAAGTTATCTGTCCTGTTGCCCCTCCTTTTGGTTAGTGATCAAGGTAGTTATTCCTTCAGGTGACTGTTGAAGGGCAAGCCTACCACAAGTTCTGCTTCAAGTGTTCTCATGGAGGCTGCTCAATTACCCCTTCCAACTATGCAGCCCTTGAAGGGATCCTCTACTGCAAACACCATTTCTCACAACTTTTCAAGGAGAAAGGAAGCTACAACCACCTCATCAAGTCTGCGTCGATCAAGCGCACTGCAGCAACTGCCCCAGATCTTTAGTTCGAGGCAGATTCGTGGCTATTTATATCTTCTCCATGATAGTGTAGCTCTCATCTTTTTCTTTTCCCTATTGTCGTTGCTTGATTTACTAAGACATTTGTGATCTTGGTTTCCAGTGTTGTTTTGCTTCCTTTTGTTATGCGGAATCTGTAACAAAACTTACTCGGGAGAAAGAAACTGCTCCTCTGTTTAATCTCTATGGCATTTTCCCCCTCTTCACATGTTTCTCTTCAAGTGGAAATAATGAATTCAAATGAGAATTATGCACTCCAATTTTTTTCTTGTGTTTAAAGTCACAggggaatgaaaatatttgaTGCTTTGTTTTCACAGATTTACTTAGTCGTgttattttgatgaaattttttaaacaaatttgaCTATTTTGCATGAAATAGGTTTTTTTTACATATGTTATATATTCAATGAAATCCTTGAAACACATTTTCATTTTTGTAATATAGATATCTAGTTTTTATAATATGACTAATGATTGGTCCGGTTTTACAAAAATATTTCGCTAGCTACTAGGATAAATTGAGAAATGTAAATGGATTTTGACGGACGATTTAGCgtcaaaagtttttcaaacttctTAGGTGTAATGTGTAGGATCGATGTTGTTGAGAGAGAGGGGAGGAGATTAATACATAGCGGATATATAATAATAAAGACAAGACATAAAATATAAGGAATATACTTAGTTCTCAACCCCATAGTCAGTATGTCTAAGGCCTACGCACTTAACGTGCTTGGAAGCTTTCTGGAGACGAAGAAATTCGTCTTATAGTTTAAGTACAAGCAAAATGATATAATAGAAAATAcacaatttataaataaaactcaCAAACTCGTAGTCGTGGTCCAGAAGCTCTTGAGTGTCGCGCACTCCTCCTAGATCTTCTCCGGTTGTACGAGTAGAGTTTCAGTGGTTCTTCTTCGAGTGGAGAATTGATGATTTGAAACTCCTGTTTGCAACACCttataaaaaatcaatttcaGGAGCTTGAAACCCTTCTGAGTTCCCAATCTATCATGATCTAAAACCCTTGGTCCGAATGCTTGGATATTTATGCCACGTCATGAGTTGATCCTCTTAGACTAAATCTGGACCATTCAGGCTCCTGGAATCAATAAGGGCTCCTGGATCATCTAAGTGCCTAGAACAGATCCAAGTTCTTGGACCATCCAAGCACCTAGAGTTTGTCCAGGCTACTTAATTGCTTGTTTTATGTCTGTTTGCTTTCCAATCTTACTTCTAGCTCCAGGTTTTAACCAGCAAGATAAACATGCAACAATAGATCAGCAACCTAAATCTTAACTGTAGTCTGTTTGACCTACTAAGCTTACTTAAGGCTTACCTTAGAGCAGGTCTAATCTACTAACCTTACCTTTTGTTTGAAGTTGAGATTTTACCATCTAAGGTCTATTTCTTAGGATTTTACCTTACCAAATCTTTAGTTCTCCAGACTTACTTGGACATTTACTCAGTTTGATCTTGACCCTCGGGACTTTTCGCTAGACCTACGGTCCTCAACCTATCCAGACTTTCCACTTGGTGTCTCCAACCATCAGGACTTTCCGCATGATATCCTCGATTTGTCGAGATTTCCTACCCAATCATTTTGACCATGACTTGCTTAGTTGCTTGTCTAATCTCCAGTTAATACTAATTACTCAATGGACTTCTCACTTCCTTAAGCTTCCGCTAGGACTTTCTCTTACATAACCTCTAGTTATGattagtcactcggtagacttctcacctgtccAATCTACTATTAGGACTTTACCTTACTAATTATTTAGTTCtgactagattttttttttttcaaacatcaAGTTATATTTAGATTAACCCTCGATCAAATTGATTAAACTTAGATACATtatcaaatatttaaattttaaaagctaATTGCATTAACATAATGTATTATAGATGAGATTTAAATCCTCATTATTTAGGGAGTCATCTTATCTCTCAGCATTGACCTTTAAAACACTCTTTGATTAATACTaatgattttaaattatttttgaattaataaaaattatactactAAGATTGGAATTTTAATACTAAATTtatactttaaaaaatttatataattgaTTTTAAGTCTTTTAAATGTTGTAAAAGATGATTTCACTTCGAATGTCTATTTCACAGAGAAATAAATTACGCAGTGTCCTCTTAAGCAGGAGGACATTTTGAATGAAATAAATCCCGTGAAAATTAACCATTGCCTAACGAATTACTATCCGAATACAAACTCGACTAGACCGCGGCGACTATAAATGCCCCATTTTAGCTTCGACTCGCTTTTGACAAGACAAATTTAGGGCTAGGCAGCGCTGAACCCCGTGAGGCAGCTCGTACCCGAACCACCACGGCACCGCGGGCTCCTGATCCATTCGAGGAACGAGAAAAAAAAAACCGCGAGTGGAATGGAgggaaaatattattttattatattttcccGCCAAACCTCATTGCTCGCATATACCAACGCCGCGCACGCCCCCCTCTCTGTCACCTCCCAAACCCTAGATCAGGAGCCGACGATCAACGGGGTCGTGTAACCAGTAACAAAGCAGAtcagggaggaagaagaggcgggagaaagaggaggagaagatgTTGGAGCTACGGTTGGTGCAAGGAAGCCTCTTGAAGAAGGTGCTGGAAGCCATCAAGGAGCTGGTCACCGACGCCAACTTCGACTGCTCCGCCACCGGCTTCTCTCTCCAGGCCATGGACTCCAGCCACGTCGCCCTCGTCGCTCTCCTACTCCGCTCCGAGGGCTTCGAGCACTACCGCTGCGACCGCAACCTCTCTATGGGGATGAACCTCGGCAACGTCTCCAAGATGCTCCGCTGCGCCGGCTCAGACGACATCATCACCATCAAGGCGGACGACGGCAGCGACACCGTCACCTTCATGTTCGAAAGCCCAAGTATGGAAATTCACTTAGCCTTGTAAATCTCCTTCTCGCTAAAGTATCGCGAGGTCACTTCCattccttttcattttctctGTGATCTCTTCGATCTGCCGTTTATAGTATAAAATTATactttttgtgattttttttcaATACACTACGCATTGTGTCTTCCAAGTGTTTGAGGAAATGTGTATGTTTCCGTTTTTTCTCTTTTTGACAGTGATTTTTTCAATCAGCCATTGATAGTCTTAAATTTGCtacattttttaattgatttcaCTGCTCAATTTCTATAATCACACTGTGCCCTCCAAATGTTTGACAATATTTGCTGCTTGAATATTGATAAGTTCTAATCTTTTACACAGCGATTTCTTGATCTGATGCTAATTATTAAATTTGCTACGTTTGTTCTATTTCAATAATTGCACATTTTCCGATCACATTTTACCCTCCGACTGATTGAAAATATGCACAACTTAAATCTGATGAAGCCTTTCATTCTGATAATCACTCGTGTAAGTGGGTTCAAGTAccttttttatgtctatttatttCCCTGGTTATCAGTGATTTCTTTGTTTTACTGCTTAGATTcttaaatttgctacctttttgTGGTTGCTTTTACTGCACGTGTCTACCATCACATTGTGCTTTCGAGTGTTCTGATATGACAATTGCAACTGTTCCTCTGACCTCATTGTCTGCTTCAAGTCTTTGGGAATATGTGCGTCTTAAGGTACATGAATCTAATTATTCTAATGTCGCTCTTGCAAGTGTAGTCTTAAATTTTCTACCTTCTGTGACACCTCACTGGTCATTTCTCTGATTTCATTGCGCCTTTCAAATGTTTGAGAATATATATGACTGAAACTCAAAGCACATGAAGCATTTTCTTCTGATGCCACTCTTGCTAGCGCTGTCATAAATTTGTTACCTCTTGTGATTATCTTTACTGCACATTTCTACGATCACACTGCCCTCCAAAATGTTCAAGCATACTTGCAATTTGAAGCAGATGAAGCTTGTCCTGATATCACTCTTGCCAGTGCAGTCTTAAATTTGCCACCTTTTATGATTATTTCCATTTCCATAAGTAAGTTGCCTTCTAGTGTTTGAGAAATATGTGACTTAAAGCAGATGAAGATTCCACTCCTGGTATCACTCTTGCAATTGTAGTCTTAAACTCATTAGCTCTTGTGGTTATCTTTACTGCACTTTTCTAAGATCATGTTTTGCCCTCCAAGGCTTTGGATAACAGATGAAGATTAGTCTTAAATTTGCTACCTTCTGTGATTATGTTCACTGTATGTGTCTACAATCATATTCTGACAGTATTTTTGACTTAAAGTAGATGAAGGCTTCCTTCTGATATGGTGCTTGTGAAATTATTTCCACTTCACATTGTGCCCTCTAAGGGGTTGAGAATATGTGCTACTTAAAACAGTTGAAGCTTAGTCTTAAATTTCCTACCTATTGTGATTATTTTTACCAAACATTTCTATGACTACATCGTGCCCTCTAAATGTTTGAGAATGCTTGTTTCAAAGAAGTGATGAAGTTTTTCCTTCTGATATCAATCATGCAAGTGGGGTTTGAGTATCTTTTTTTGTTCATTGTTTTCCTGGTTTTGATCAGATCAAGACAAGATTGCTGATTTTGAGATGAAGCTGATGGACATAGACAGTGAACATCTTGGCATTCCAGATGCTGAATACCAAGCCATTGTGAAAATGCCTTCGGGAGAATTTGCAAGGATTTGCAAAGATCTGAGCAGCATAGGAGATACTGGTACATCAGTCATCTTAA from Zingiber officinale cultivar Zhangliang chromosome 6B, Zo_v1.1, whole genome shotgun sequence carries:
- the LOC121988585 gene encoding LIM domain-containing protein WLIM2b-like — protein: MAFNFTGTQQKCKACDKTVYLMDQLTADGIVFHKSCFKCNHCKGTLTLSTYSSMEGVLYCKPHFEQLFKESGNFNKNFQSPAKSADKAPELTRSASKAASMFSGTQEKCATCGKTAYPLEKVTVEGQAYHKFCFKCSHGGCSITPSNYAALEGILYCKHHFSQLFKEKGSYNHLIKSASIKRTAATAPDL
- the LOC121988584 gene encoding proliferating cell nuclear antigen, with translation MLELRLVQGSLLKKVLEAIKELVTDANFDCSATGFSLQAMDSSHVALVALLLRSEGFEHYRCDRNLSMGMNLGNVSKMLRCAGSDDIITIKADDGSDTVTFMFESPNQDKIADFEMKLMDIDSEHLGIPDAEYQAIVKMPSGEFARICKDLSSIGDTVIISVTKEGVKFSTAGDIGTANIVCRQNKTVDKPEEATIIEMQEPVSLTFALRYLNSFTKATPLSETVSISLSSDLPVVVEYKIADMGYVRYYLAPKIEEDEEMK